In Bacillus sp. SM2101, a genomic segment contains:
- a CDS encoding helix-turn-helix transcriptional regulator, producing MKNNIREMRSKHNFTQDELAERLDVSRQTIISLEKGRYNPSITLAFKLSRVFNSKIEDIFIYEEE from the coding sequence GTGAAAAATAATATTAGGGAAATGCGTTCAAAACATAATTTTACTCAAGATGAATTGGCAGAACGACTAGATGTATCAAGACAAACGATTATTTCACTAGAAAAAGGGCGATACAATCCTTCAATTACTTTAGCCTTCAAGCTATCAAGAGTTTTCAACAGCAAAATTGAAGATATTTTTATTTATGAGGAGGAATAA